From the Lolium rigidum isolate FL_2022 chromosome 2, APGP_CSIRO_Lrig_0.1, whole genome shotgun sequence genome, one window contains:
- the LOC124693441 gene encoding uncharacterized protein LOC124693441 gives MDRQVSSRNDLECMMLDETSEPKALPLSLLEDITGGFSDDREIGRGAFSVVYKGMLANGLTVAVKRLSNCYMYDKEFQREVECLLKANHTNIVRFLGYCADTQGTMADLNGKVVMADVQQRLLCFEYLPKGSLDGYIQDASGGLNWSKRYKIIKGICEGLSYLHQKKVIHLDLKPANILLDANMVAKISDFGLSRIFEEDKSRFVATKVGGTLGYLAPEFTSNEITHKFDLYSLGVILVEVLTGKRGYQAVDTVLESWSNRLDRSQGDTSFEQIRVCTEIGMECIDTNPEKRPVSIHHIVARLNETESSQQAVKPSGHLVNLGSSDLLEVQPLVLRFPFEPNKSIQCSLLLTNNTDEHVPFRLINNSGNKMCFVRLPLFGIVPPRSVYTLVVTTYQQEKLPEHKYFDLILESTILGDEHNWSSETYEQDDFFEKTKKMGHMVREVTLKVVCTPQRGIITSEVLHVDIPYKDISCWDINPTKHWIIIGHKYGRIRIWSYETQKLVGSFKVSREKVSSIKFIEWKKWFVAGTKDGFIHVYSYDKLKKIKSFRANTEAKSVKTLAVHPTQTYMLSVSPKCNQAKLWDWNRGWECIQTFMTEYSTERMFVFNPMGITIASASEHTIKMWGPDSAESKYFLSGHSKKVNCLEFFTCNDHQYLITVSDDCTAKIWDIKKRTCVHTLETFMSRVMYVYSSPNLQILITGCCNGTVHLWNSANFRVEKVFQNCCASVCRLSCLMDPQRVVIGYANAISVMCFGNVGFEPGSTDSCEHKLNADSVLGNTTSEDGQTNSPEIAP, from the exons ATGGATCGGCAGGTTAGCAGCCGAAATGACTTGGAGTGCATGATGCTAGATGAAACCTCAGAGCCCAAGGCCCTGCCACTGTCGCTTTTGGAAGACATCACAGGTGGTTTCTCCGATGATCGGGAGATTGGTAGAGGCGCCTTCTCGGTGGTGTACAAG GGAATGCTCGCTAATGGGCTGACCGTCGCTGTGAAGAGACTATCCAATTGTTACATGTATGACAAGGAATTCCAACGAGAGGTTGAATGTTTGCTCAAGGCGAATCAcacaaatatagtgagatttctaGGATACTGCGCTGATACGCAAGGCACTATGGCAGATTTGAACGGAAAGGTTGTCATGGCAGACGTACAACAAAGGTTGCTCTGCTTTGAGTACCTGCCTAAAGGAAGCCTCGATGGGTATATCCAAG ATGCATCTGGTGGACTTAACTGGAGCAAGCGGTATAAAATAATTAAAGGGATCTGCGAGGGGTTAAGTTATCTTCACCAGAAAAAAGTCATCCACCTAGATCTAAAACCCGCGAACATATTGCTAGATGCTAATATGGTAGCCAAAATCTCTGACTTtggtctatcaagaatcttcgagGAAGATAAGAGCCGTTTCGTTGCTACAAAAGTGGGCGGAACGCT AGGATATTTGGCTCCGGAATTCACTAGTAATGAGATCACACACAAGTTTGACTTGTATAGTCTTGGTGTTATACTCGTAGAGGTTTTGACTGGAAAGAGGGGATATCAAGCTGTCGACACT GTACTTGAAAGTTGGAGCAATAGATTGGACAGATCACAGGGAGACACCAGTTTCGAACAAATTCGAGTATGCACAGAGATAGGGATGGAGTGTATTGACACCAACCCAGAGAAGCGACCAGTTAGTATACATCATATAGTTGCTCGGCTGAATGAAACAGAAAGTAGTCAG CAAGCCGTAAAGCCGTCGGGACACCTG GTGAATCTAGGTTCCAGCGATCTTCTTGAAGTCCAACCATTAGTTCTTCGATTTCCATTCGAGCCCAACAAGTCGATACAGTGCTCACTGCTGCTAACCAACAACACAGATGAGCACGTCCCATTTCGTCTCATAAACAATAGCGGGAACAAGATGTGCTTCGTGAGGCTGCCACTATTTGGCATTGTGCCGCCGAGGTCTGTCTACACTCTTGTTGTGACAACATATCAGCAggagaagcttccagaacataAATACTTTGATTTGATCCTGGAGAGTACTATATTAGGTGATGAGCACAACTGGTCATCTGAAACATATGAGCAGGATGATTTTTTTGAGAAAACCAAAAAGATGGGGCATATGGTGCGTGAGGTGACACTGAAAGTTGTTTGTACTCCACAACGAGGGATTATAACGTCTGAG GTTTTACATGTGGACATACCTTACAAGGATATAAGTTGCTGGGACATAAACCCGACGAAGCATTG GATAATAATCGGACACAAGTATGGACGCATTCGCATCTGGAGCTATGAGACACAG AAGCTAGTGGGTTCGTTTAAAGTCTCAAGGGAAAAAG TCTCCTCCATTAAATTTATTGAATGGAAGAAATGGTTTGTGGCTGGGACAAAAGATGGTTTCATCCACGTGTACAGCTACGATAAGCTGAAAAAGATTAAAAGTTTCAGAGCTAATACTGAAGCTAAATCTGTCAAAACACTGGCCGTTCATCCAACCCAGACATATATGTTGTCAGTGTCACCTAAATGCAACCAGGCAAAGCTTTGGGACTGGAACAGGGGCTGGGAGTGCATCCAAACATTTATGACGGAATACTCTACTGAACGCATGTTCGTATTTAACCCGATGGGCATTACCATTGCTAGTGCTTCAGAGCACACAATTAAG ATGTGGGGCCCTGATTCAGCAGAATCTAAGTACTTTCTGTCTGGGCATTCAAAAAAAGTGAATTGCTTGGAATTTTTCACATGTAATGATCATCAGTATTTGATTACGGTCTCTGATGATTGTACTGCGAAG ATATGGGATATAAAGAAAAGGACGTGTGTTCATACACTCGAAACTTTCATGTCTAGAGTAATGTATGTCTATTCCTCTCCAAATCTCCAGATCCTAATTACAGGTTGCTGCAATGGTACTGTGCATTTGTGGAACTCTGCCAATTTCAG GGTTGAGAAAGTCTTTCAAAATTGCTGTGCATCTGTATGTCGACTTTCTTGTTTGATGGATCCACAAAG GGTTGTCATTGGATATGCAAATGCAATTTCAGTCATGTGCTTTGGTAATGTGGGCTTTGAGCCAGGATCAACGGATTCTTGTGAGCATAAGTTAAATGCAGATAGCGTATTAGGAAACACAACATCTGAG GATGGGCAGACCAATAGTCCTGAGATAGCTCCATAG